One segment of Clostridium ljungdahlii DSM 13528 DNA contains the following:
- a CDS encoding EscU/YscU/HrcU family type III secretion system export apparatus switch protein codes for MDKKKKAAALKYEYNYEAPIVTAAGIGQIADNILNKAKESGVPIVYDKELANLLSNVDIGDNVPFELYDAVAKVIAYVIDIDKNISRR; via the coding sequence ATGGATAAGAAAAAGAAAGCAGCAGCTTTAAAATATGAATATAATTATGAAGCACCTATAGTTACTGCAGCAGGCATAGGTCAAATAGCAGATAATATACTGAATAAGGCAAAAGAGAGCGGTGTTCCTATAGTTTATGATAAAGAGCTTGCCAATCTTTTGAGTAATGTGGACATAGGGGATAATGTGCCTTTTGAGTTATACGATGCGGTAGCTAAAGTAATAGCTTATGTGATAGATATAGATAAAAATATAAGTAGAAGGTGA
- a CDS encoding DUF2225 domain-containing protein, whose protein sequence is MSKKTSLGLESLNEDDGLSEEEKQKLLLYNKKVVCPVCDNNFNARAIKKSSYRILKKDSDFFIRYSIINPYFYDVWVCDECGYAAMKSDFEHLSDYDANIIRENISPKWKSKNYPEVYDIDLAITRYKLSLLNYYIINARSSKKAMNSLKIAWMYRLKEDEIKEMEFLNQALENLQNAYYNEPSPIYGMDKFTTMYLIGELMRRTGKEEDSITWFSEVTSSTIASQKIKNLARDQKDLIKNVITEDNNPTDDSGDNKKHGLFSKFHK, encoded by the coding sequence ATGTCTAAAAAAACCTCTTTGGGTCTAGAAAGTTTAAATGAAGATGATGGCTTAAGTGAAGAAGAAAAGCAAAAACTACTGCTTTACAATAAAAAAGTAGTATGTCCTGTTTGTGACAATAATTTTAATGCTAGAGCTATTAAGAAATCTTCTTATAGAATACTAAAAAAAGATTCTGACTTTTTTATAAGATATTCTATTATAAATCCCTATTTTTATGACGTATGGGTATGTGATGAATGTGGTTATGCTGCTATGAAAAGTGACTTTGAGCACCTGAGTGATTATGATGCAAACATAATTAGGGAAAACATCTCCCCTAAGTGGAAAAGTAAGAATTATCCTGAGGTATATGATATAGATTTAGCTATAACAAGGTACAAGTTATCTCTTTTAAATTATTACATTATAAATGCTAGATCTAGTAAAAAAGCAATGAATTCTTTAAAAATCGCCTGGATGTACAGACTTAAGGAAGACGAAATAAAAGAAATGGAATTTCTAAACCAGGCATTAGAAAATCTTCAAAATGCATATTATAATGAGCCTTCTCCTATATACGGTATGGACAAGTTTACTACAATGTATCTTATAGGAGAGCTTATGAGACGTACAGGTAAAGAAGAAGACTCCATAACTTGGTTCAGTGAAGTAACATCCTCTACTATAGCATCACAAAAAATTAAAAATTTAGCTAGAGATCAGAAAGATCTTATAAAGAATGTAATAACTGAAGATAATAATCCTACGGATGACTCAGGTGATAATAAAAAACATGGACTTTTTTCTAAATTTCACAAGTAA
- the prfB gene encoding peptide chain release factor 2 (programmed frameshift), whose product MIIDLEESLSKLSILKKTLNKIKESLDLGNYKNRIEELQMKMQEPNFWDHLERAQEVTSEEKFLNEKLDMYNKLESRINDAEILAHIAEEEEDVSDCKDILSEVEDIENIIDKLKIEILLSGEYDKNNAILNLHVGVGGTDAQDWTEMLLRMYTRWAEKSGYKVETLDILPADDAGIKSVSLRIIGEFAYGYLKAEKGIHRLVRISPFNANGKRQTSFASVEVLPELTKDQDIDIRPEDLRVDTYRSSGAGGQHVNKTESAVRITHIPTGIVVQCQNERSQHYNRETAMLMLKSKLVELKERAHKEKIEDLAGELKDMGWGSQIRSYVFHPYTLVKDHRTGVENGNVSSVMDGEIDNFILAYLRQQAK is encoded by the exons ATGATAATTGATTTGGAAGAATCCCTATCAAAATTGAGCATATTAAAAAAAACATTAAATAAAATAAAGGAGTCTCTT GACCTAGGTAACTATAAGAATAGGATAGAAGAATTGCAGATGAAAATGCAGGAACCTAATTTCTGGGATCACTTGGAAAGGGCACAGGAAGTAACTTCTGAGGAAAAGTTTTTAAATGAAAAGCTGGATATGTATAATAAGTTGGAGAGTAGAATAAATGATGCAGAAATTCTAGCTCATATTGCGGAAGAAGAGGAAGACGTTTCTGACTGCAAAGATATATTATCTGAAGTGGAAGATATCGAAAATATAATTGATAAACTTAAAATAGAAATACTTTTATCAGGAGAATATGATAAAAACAATGCCATATTGAATTTACATGTGGGAGTAGGTGGCACAGATGCCCAAGACTGGACGGAGATGCTTTTGAGGATGTATACCAGATGGGCAGAAAAGTCTGGGTATAAAGTTGAGACTTTAGATATTCTTCCTGCAGATGATGCTGGAATAAAAAGTGTATCATTAAGGATAATAGGGGAATTTGCTTATGGGTATTTGAAAGCCGAAAAGGGTATTCATAGATTGGTTAGAATATCACCTTTCAATGCTAATGGGAAAAGGCAGACTTCTTTTGCATCTGTAGAGGTTTTGCCGGAACTTACCAAAGACCAAGACATAGATATAAGGCCAGAAGATTTAAGGGTAGATACCTATAGGTCTTCTGGTGCAGGCGGACAGCACGTAAATAAAACGGAATCTGCAGTCAGGATAACTCATATACCTACGGGTATAGTTGTACAGTGCCAGAATGAAAGAAGTCAGCATTATAATAGAGAGACTGCAATGCTCATGTTAAAATCAAAACTTGTGGAACTTAAAGAAAGAGCACATAAGGAAAAGATAGAAGATCTTGCAGGAGAACTTAAGGACATGGGATGGGGAAGCCAGATAAGATCCTATGTATTCCATCCATATACTCTTGTAAAAGATCATAGAACTGGAGTAGAGAATGGGAATGTGTCTTCAGTAATGGATGGAGAAATTGATAATTTTATATTAGCCTATTTAAGACAGCAGGCAAAGTAA
- a CDS encoding M28 family metallopeptidase produces MKKFMFILPLTIFCIICSLSFQYYYFIHPLNSLKVKNTISYLSSDNFKGRLTGTLENYETAAFIKHYFKLENLSSYNKDYLQSFNVVYPEKIDAAPYLIVKDKNGFIVKQYKYAADYKEDMLNFKNSIVSFKKGDVISPLGNSFQVQTSNQYFLFYTPKNNSLDFRSSFISNSRGSMYIMIKEQTAREIKNYLNLGCEISCFIPFHNKLTSAYNVIGYIKGKNPALPPLVLSAHFDHLGSDLSGTIYSGALDNASGTSFLLGLIKYINSIGKPERNIVIAAFNAEEFGCLGSKNFAQQYKDTLRGGKVINFDMLGSDKNVPLSIMAGKWDSKNSPFVKEIAQLCTSSKINFKYAFENSSDHQYFRAYNIDALTLSDADTSKIHTPMDKSQYINTKSIDRCFNVVSKEIDSYAFNNNPFILYSKYLLVISFCGILIMVNLYLHQFYK; encoded by the coding sequence ATGAAAAAATTTATGTTTATACTACCATTAACTATATTTTGTATTATTTGTTCGTTAAGTTTTCAATATTACTATTTTATACATCCACTAAATTCTTTAAAAGTTAAAAATACTATTTCCTATCTATCTTCAGATAATTTTAAAGGAAGGCTTACTGGGACCTTAGAAAATTATGAAACAGCGGCTTTTATAAAACATTATTTTAAATTAGAAAATTTAAGTTCTTACAATAAGGACTATCTACAATCTTTTAATGTGGTTTATCCTGAAAAAATAGATGCTGCTCCATATCTCATAGTAAAGGATAAAAATGGCTTTATAGTAAAACAGTATAAGTATGCTGCAGATTATAAGGAAGATATGCTAAATTTTAAAAATAGTATTGTATCTTTTAAAAAAGGTGATGTTATTTCACCATTAGGAAACAGCTTTCAAGTACAGACATCAAACCAATATTTTTTGTTTTATACTCCCAAAAATAATAGCTTAGATTTTAGAAGTTCCTTTATTTCAAATTCTCGGGGAAGTATGTACATTATGATAAAAGAACAAACTGCCAGAGAAATAAAAAATTATTTAAATTTAGGTTGTGAAATAAGCTGTTTTATACCTTTTCATAATAAATTGACTTCTGCTTACAACGTAATAGGATACATAAAAGGTAAAAACCCTGCTCTACCTCCACTTGTTCTATCTGCCCATTTTGATCACCTTGGCTCTGACCTTTCCGGCACAATATATAGCGGTGCCCTAGACAATGCTTCTGGTACATCTTTTTTACTTGGTCTTATAAAATATATAAATTCTATTGGGAAACCGGAAAGAAATATAGTAATTGCAGCTTTTAATGCAGAAGAATTTGGATGCCTAGGGTCAAAAAATTTTGCACAGCAATATAAAGACACCCTAAGAGGGGGAAAAGTTATAAATTTTGACATGTTAGGCAGTGATAAAAACGTTCCTCTTTCCATAATGGCTGGAAAATGGGATTCAAAAAATTCACCTTTTGTAAAAGAAATAGCACAATTATGTACTAGTAGCAAGATAAACTTTAAGTATGCTTTTGAAAATTCCAGTGATCATCAATATTTTAGAGCTTATAACATAGACGCCCTAACTTTATCAGATGCGGACACATCAAAAATACACACACCTATGGACAAATCTCAATATATAAATACAAAATCCATAGATAGGTGTTTCAATGTAGTTTCAAAAGAAATTGACAGCTATGCCTTCAATAATAATCCTTTTATTTTATACTCTAAATATTTATTAGTCATATCGTTTTGTGGAATACTTATAATGGTTAATTTATATTTGCATCAATTTTATAAATAA
- a CDS encoding metallophosphoesterase: protein MALFAISDLHLDLTGSKPMDVFGNNWANHDEKIKKNWNSKITSEDKVLISGDISWSMNMEGGACDLEWVHQLSGTKLMIKGNHDYWWNSITKLNNMYEDMGFIQNNFFTYKDYGICGTRGWNCPESDNFSAHDEKIYKRELLRMKNSLDCAVKSGYKKFIVMIHYPPISEKFMSSGFTDIFREYGVEKVIYGHLHGESLSKAVTGNLNGVEYILASADYIKFNPIRIM, encoded by the coding sequence TTGGCTTTATTTGCAATATCAGATTTGCATTTGGACTTAACGGGCAGTAAGCCTATGGATGTTTTTGGAAACAACTGGGCTAATCATGATGAAAAAATTAAAAAAAATTGGAACAGTAAAATAACTAGTGAAGACAAGGTATTGATATCAGGAGATATATCTTGGTCCATGAATATGGAAGGAGGAGCTTGTGATTTAGAGTGGGTGCACCAACTTTCGGGAACAAAATTAATGATAAAGGGAAATCATGACTATTGGTGGAACAGTATTACTAAACTAAATAATATGTATGAAGACATGGGTTTTATACAAAATAATTTTTTTACCTATAAGGATTATGGAATATGCGGAACAAGGGGATGGAATTGTCCAGAAAGTGATAATTTTTCTGCTCATGATGAAAAAATATATAAAAGAGAACTTTTAAGAATGAAAAATTCTTTGGATTGTGCAGTAAAGTCAGGATATAAAAAATTTATAGTAATGATACATTATCCGCCTATAAGTGAAAAGTTTATGTCCTCGGGATTTACAGATATATTTAGGGAATATGGCGTAGAGAAAGTCATATATGGACATCTTCATGGAGAATCCTTGTCCAAGGCTGTAACGGGAAATTTGAATGGTGTAGAGTACATACTAGCTTCTGCAGACTATATAAAATTTAACCCTATAAGAATAATGTAG
- a CDS encoding Tex family protein produces the protein MDNIIDTLAEELSVNKKYINSVIELLDSGNTVPFIARYRKELTGSMSDVTLRKLAERLTYLRNLKSRKEDVIRIIEEQGKLTEGLKNSIEHSSTLTEVEDIYRPYKPKKRTRATIAQEKGLKPISEAILAGNFQDDIEKYAEKFINEEKGVESVEDALAGAVDIISEVISDEAKYRKWIRKFVWENGIIETKGESKEPTPYEMYYDYREAVKSIPPHRILAINRGEKEKVLSVKISCDMKNIEIYLKNQSLKGNNITDTYIEKSVEDSLKRLIYPSIEREIRSQLTDMGEEGAIKIFKANLKALLMQSPIKGKNVLGYDPGFRNGCKIAVLDDTGKLLDTAIVYATAPQNDVEGSIKKLKELVYKYDVNVVSLGNGTASRESEELIGKLIKEVKEEKGKDLYYVIVSEAGASIYSASELAAKEYPDINVSLRGAISIGRRLQDPLAELVKIDPKSIGVGQYQHDVAPKKLDESLKGIVEDCVNSVGVDLNIATPSLLSYISGINTAIASNIVAYREENGKFKNRKELLKVKRLGAKAFEQCAGFLRVMESGEPLDNTSVHPESYDAAKELLKIIGYNMEDLKNGELSGIDNRVDKIGIDVLSEKLNVGEPTLKDIIKEIKKPGRDPREELPKPILKTGIIDINQLKPGMVLTGTVRNVADFGAFVDIGVHQDGLVHISQLSDKFVKHPLDVVQVGDIVQVTVLEVDEKRKRISLSMKSSDS, from the coding sequence ATGGATAATATAATAGATACATTAGCTGAAGAGCTTAGTGTAAATAAAAAATATATAAATAGTGTAATTGAACTTTTAGATTCAGGTAATACAGTGCCTTTTATAGCTAGATATAGAAAAGAACTTACAGGAAGCATGAGTGATGTAACTTTAAGAAAACTGGCAGAAAGACTTACATATCTTAGAAATCTTAAATCTAGAAAAGAAGATGTAATAAGAATAATAGAAGAACAGGGAAAACTTACGGAAGGATTAAAGAATTCTATAGAACACAGCAGTACTTTAACAGAAGTAGAAGACATATATAGACCATATAAACCAAAGAAAAGAACCAGAGCAACTATTGCACAGGAAAAGGGACTTAAGCCTATCTCAGAAGCTATTTTAGCTGGTAACTTCCAAGATGATATAGAAAAGTATGCAGAAAAATTTATAAATGAAGAAAAGGGCGTTGAGTCTGTAGAAGATGCACTAGCAGGTGCAGTTGACATAATAAGTGAAGTTATTTCTGATGAAGCAAAATATAGAAAATGGATAAGAAAATTTGTTTGGGAAAATGGAATAATTGAAACGAAGGGTGAAAGCAAAGAACCAACTCCTTATGAAATGTACTATGATTATAGAGAAGCAGTTAAGTCTATTCCACCTCATAGAATACTAGCTATAAATAGAGGGGAAAAAGAAAAAGTTTTATCTGTAAAGATAAGTTGTGATATGAAGAATATAGAAATTTACTTAAAAAATCAATCTCTTAAAGGAAATAATATAACAGATACTTATATAGAAAAAAGTGTAGAAGATTCGCTAAAGAGACTAATTTATCCATCTATTGAAAGAGAAATAAGGTCACAACTTACAGATATGGGAGAAGAAGGTGCTATAAAAATATTTAAAGCCAATTTGAAGGCGCTTTTGATGCAATCACCTATAAAGGGAAAAAATGTACTTGGCTATGACCCTGGTTTTAGAAATGGATGCAAAATTGCAGTATTGGACGATACAGGCAAGTTGTTAGATACCGCAATAGTATATGCTACTGCACCTCAAAATGATGTGGAAGGATCTATAAAGAAACTAAAAGAGCTAGTATATAAATACGATGTAAATGTTGTATCCCTTGGAAACGGAACTGCTAGCAGAGAATCTGAAGAACTCATTGGAAAACTTATAAAAGAAGTTAAGGAAGAGAAAGGAAAGGACCTGTACTATGTAATTGTATCTGAAGCAGGAGCTTCAATTTATTCTGCATCGGAACTTGCAGCAAAGGAATATCCAGACATAAATGTATCTTTAAGGGGAGCTATATCTATAGGCAGAAGGCTTCAAGATCCTTTAGCAGAGCTTGTTAAAATAGATCCTAAATCCATAGGTGTAGGGCAGTACCAGCATGATGTTGCACCAAAGAAATTGGATGAATCTTTAAAGGGAATTGTAGAAGATTGTGTAAATAGTGTAGGTGTAGACCTAAATATAGCAACGCCTTCTCTTCTATCCTATATATCTGGAATAAATACTGCTATAGCGTCAAACATTGTAGCTTATAGAGAGGAAAATGGTAAATTTAAAAACAGAAAAGAGCTTTTAAAGGTCAAAAGATTGGGAGCCAAAGCTTTTGAACAGTGTGCAGGATTTTTAAGGGTAATGGAAAGCGGTGAGCCACTTGACAATACTTCTGTCCATCCTGAATCTTATGATGCAGCAAAAGAACTTTTGAAAATTATTGGATATAATATGGAAGATTTAAAAAATGGAGAACTTTCAGGTATAGATAATAGAGTTGATAAAATAGGCATAGACGTTCTTTCAGAAAAGCTTAATGTAGGTGAGCCAACTCTAAAAGATATAATAAAAGAGATAAAAAAACCGGGTAGAGATCCAAGAGAAGAACTTCCTAAACCTATACTTAAGACTGGAATAATAGACATTAATCAATTAAAGCCAGGTATGGTGCTTACAGGCACGGTTAGAAATGTAGCAGATTTTGGAGCTTTTGTAGATATTGGAGTTCATCAGGATGGACTTGTTCATATAAGTCAGTTGTCAGATAAATTTGTGAAGCATCCACTTGATGTAGTTCAAGTAGGAGATATAGTCCAAGTAACTGTACTTGAAGTAGATGAAAAGAGAAAGAGAATATCACTTAGCATGAAATCAAGTGATTCTTAG
- a CDS encoding MFS transporter, producing the protein MSFKSTVGDVFSSLKHRDFRYFLSGQLLSLMGTMIQNTALSWYVYKITNSPFLLGLISVFQYAPVLLITLIAGVIAERYPKRKIILMTQFSYMIQSFILTFVIYIGYSKYWILAILAVINGIITSLDMPTRQSFFIELVGKKDLPNAISLNSTVFNISRIVGPAFAGIIMNKLGVFQCFLVNTISFIPVIYGVFQIKAKGNPTLRTKNFNLIQDLKGGIMYTINKKILLSVMFMMAIVCTFAFNSNVIIPVFAKQVMNGGAKEYSIFLSLSGAGSFLGAIFMAGIGRGLRSKHFLIINSFILAILQIVTLFTSSYLLVGMLFVCIGFFGLTFLNKANATLQFNTEDEYRGRVMSIYALLNIGSTPFGSAFVGAVMEKFGGKFGFFSCGLMMFLFTIITVFFVELKNRKPRYN; encoded by the coding sequence TTGAGTTTTAAAAGTACAGTAGGGGATGTCTTTTCATCCCTAAAACATAGAGATTTTAGATATTTTTTGTCAGGACAGCTTTTGTCACTAATGGGAACTATGATTCAAAATACCGCACTCAGTTGGTATGTGTATAAGATAACTAATTCTCCTTTTCTTCTTGGACTTATATCAGTATTTCAATATGCACCAGTACTTTTGATTACACTTATTGCAGGTGTTATAGCAGAAAGATATCCCAAAAGAAAGATTATTTTAATGACTCAGTTTTCTTATATGATACAGTCCTTTATATTGACTTTCGTTATTTATATTGGATATAGTAAGTATTGGATATTAGCTATATTAGCTGTTATTAATGGGATTATAACAAGTTTGGACATGCCTACAAGGCAGTCCTTCTTTATTGAACTTGTAGGAAAAAAGGATCTTCCAAATGCTATATCTTTAAACTCAACTGTTTTTAATATATCACGTATAGTTGGACCTGCATTTGCAGGAATAATAATGAACAAATTAGGAGTATTTCAATGCTTTCTTGTCAATACAATTAGTTTTATACCTGTTATCTATGGTGTGTTTCAAATAAAGGCCAAAGGTAATCCAACATTAAGAACCAAAAATTTCAATCTAATTCAGGATTTAAAAGGTGGGATTATGTATACTATAAATAAGAAAATACTTCTATCTGTAATGTTTATGATGGCTATAGTATGTACTTTTGCATTTAATAGCAATGTAATTATACCTGTATTTGCAAAGCAAGTCATGAATGGAGGAGCGAAAGAGTATAGTATTTTTTTAAGTCTTTCAGGTGCGGGGTCATTTTTAGGAGCTATTTTTATGGCAGGGATAGGCAGGGGACTTAGAAGTAAGCATTTCCTCATTATAAATTCATTTATATTGGCTATTTTACAAATAGTAACTTTATTTACAAGTAGTTATTTATTGGTAGGGATGCTATTTGTATGTATAGGATTCTTTGGGCTTACTTTTTTAAATAAAGCAAATGCTACACTGCAGTTTAATACAGAAGATGAATATAGGGGGAGGGTAATGAGTATATATGCCCTTTTAAATATTGGAAGCACCCCTTTCGGTAGTGCTTTCGTGGGTGCAGTTATGGAAAAATTCGGTGGTAAATTTGGATTCTTTAGCTGTGGATTAATGATGTTTCTATTTACGATTATCACTGTATTTTTTGTTGAATTAAAAAACAGGAAACCTAGATATAATTGA
- a CDS encoding GTP pyrophosphokinase produces the protein MAIGEWKTFLIPYSQAVEELKVKFKSIRKEYRKRNEYSPIEFVTGRVKEISSILEKANKFNIPLDRIGYEMEDIAGIRVMCQFVDDIEKVVEIIRNRKDMSIMYEKDYVSNVKESGYRSYHVIIKYPVNMAEGEKEILAEFQIRTLAMNFWATIEHSLNYKYKQDIPGGIKLKLKSAADAAFQLDQQMLEIKDEIKDAQKLFEVKSSLVSDIMNNILTMSSMGKLSESTRYQVQLNSLIEEGEVSELVSLLRSTEKLLQMYK, from the coding sequence GTGGCAATAGGGGAATGGAAAACATTCTTAATACCATATAGTCAAGCTGTTGAAGAGCTAAAAGTAAAATTTAAAAGTATAAGAAAAGAATATAGAAAAAGGAATGAATACTCACCAATAGAATTTGTTACTGGAAGAGTAAAAGAGATATCTAGCATATTAGAGAAAGCCAATAAGTTCAATATACCTCTTGACAGAATAGGTTATGAGATGGAAGATATAGCTGGTATTAGAGTTATGTGTCAGTTTGTAGATGATATAGAAAAGGTAGTTGAGATAATAAGAAATAGGAAAGACATGAGTATAATGTATGAAAAAGATTATGTATCTAATGTGAAGGAAAGTGGATATAGGAGCTACCATGTAATAATTAAATATCCTGTTAATATGGCAGAGGGTGAGAAAGAAATACTAGCTGAGTTTCAGATAAGGACTCTTGCCATGAATTTTTGGGCTACTATAGAGCACTCGCTGAACTACAAATATAAGCAGGACATACCTGGTGGAATAAAATTAAAACTTAAGAGTGCGGCAGATGCAGCTTTCCAGCTTGATCAACAGATGCTTGAGATCAAGGATGAAATAAAGGATGCTCAAAAGTTATTTGAAGTAAAGTCAAGCTTGGTTTCTGATATAATGAACAATATACTTACGATGTCTTCTATGGGAAAATTAAGCGAATCAACTAGATATCAAGTCCAATTAAATAGTTTAATTGAAGAGGGAGAAGTGTCTGAACTTGTAAGCTTACTCCGCTCTACAGAAAAGTTACTTCAAATGTACAAATAG
- the gdhA gene encoding NADP-specific glutamate dehydrogenase, with product MDGKEYVQKVLSTVQKRNLGEEEFLDAVKEVLTSLVPVFDRRPDFIKAGLLERLTEPERAISFRVPWVDDNGEVQVNRGFRIQFNSAIGPYKGGLRFHPSVNQSIVKFLGFEQIFKNSLTGLPIGGAKGGSDFDPKGKSDNEVMRFCQAFMSELYKYIGSNRDVPAGDIGVGGREIGYLYGYYNKLKGVSEQGTLTGKGLTYGGSLARTEATGYGLVYFTEEMLKDHNLSFKDKKVVVSGSGNVAIYAIEKATELGAKVITCSDSNGYILDENGINLDVVKEIKEVRRGRIKEYLKSVPTAKYVPDFREIWNVKCDIALPCATQGEINEKSAKALVENGVIAVSEGANMPSTLDAINVFLSNKILFGPSKAANAGGVACSAIEMSQNSIRYSWTFEEVNNKIKNIMINIYNNSKNAAKEYGNEGNIVVGANIAGFLKVAEAMMAQGII from the coding sequence ATGGATGGCAAAGAGTATGTTCAAAAAGTTTTAAGTACTGTACAAAAAAGAAATTTAGGTGAAGAAGAATTTCTTGATGCGGTAAAAGAAGTTTTAACTTCTTTAGTACCTGTATTTGATAGAAGACCTGATTTTATTAAAGCAGGATTACTTGAAAGATTAACTGAACCAGAAAGAGCTATAAGTTTTAGAGTCCCATGGGTTGATGATAATGGAGAGGTTCAAGTAAACAGAGGTTTTAGAATTCAATTTAATTCGGCTATAGGACCGTATAAGGGTGGGTTAAGATTTCATCCATCTGTAAATCAAAGTATCGTAAAATTTTTAGGATTTGAGCAAATATTTAAGAACTCCTTAACAGGGTTACCTATCGGAGGAGCAAAAGGCGGTTCAGATTTTGATCCAAAAGGCAAATCTGATAACGAAGTTATGAGATTTTGTCAAGCTTTTATGTCTGAGCTGTACAAGTACATAGGTTCTAATAGAGATGTACCTGCAGGAGATATAGGTGTCGGTGGAAGAGAAATTGGATATCTATATGGCTATTATAATAAACTTAAAGGTGTAAGTGAACAGGGTACTTTGACAGGCAAGGGACTGACTTATGGAGGAAGTCTTGCCAGAACAGAAGCAACAGGATATGGATTAGTTTATTTTACTGAAGAAATGCTAAAGGATCATAATTTGAGTTTCAAAGATAAAAAAGTAGTAGTTTCAGGTTCGGGAAATGTGGCTATTTATGCTATTGAAAAAGCAACTGAACTTGGAGCTAAAGTTATTACTTGTTCTGATTCTAATGGATATATTTTAGATGAAAATGGAATTAATCTAGATGTAGTAAAAGAAATTAAAGAAGTTAGAAGGGGAAGAATAAAAGAATATCTAAAAAGTGTGCCTACTGCTAAGTATGTACCAGATTTTAGAGAAATTTGGAATGTTAAGTGTGACATAGCTCTTCCTTGTGCAACTCAAGGTGAAATAAATGAGAAATCTGCTAAGGCTCTTGTAGAAAATGGTGTTATAGCTGTATCAGAAGGAGCAAATATGCCGTCAACTTTAGATGCAATAAATGTATTTTTAAGTAATAAGATTCTTTTTGGACCTTCTAAGGCAGCTAATGCAGGAGGAGTTGCATGTTCTGCTATTGAAATGTCTCAGAATAGTATAAGGTATTCATGGACATTTGAAGAGGTAAATAATAAGATCAAAAATATAATGATTAATATTTATAATAATTCTAAAAACGCGGCAAAAGAATATGGAAATGAAGGAAATATAGTTGTAGGAGCCAATATTGCTGGATTTTTAAAAGTTGCTGAGGCTATGATGGCCCAAGGCATAATTTAA
- a CDS encoding ECF transporter S component: protein MRSNKLNRLVKISLLGVIGFLLMFIEVAIPVFPSFLQIDISDLPALIGTFALGPGAGVAIELLKNILHGIFDGKTAFIGEFANFAVGSVLVFTAGYLYNRHKTKKTAAVSLGAATIAMSVFAAVLNYFVLLPLYEKVLNFPISAMVAAAGKVNGSITDINTLILFAIVPFNLLKGLLLTALTLVLYKSVSPVLKQEQSKSRGLAEHNN from the coding sequence ATGAGAAGCAATAAGTTAAACAGGCTAGTAAAGATATCATTGTTAGGTGTAATTGGATTTTTACTTATGTTCATAGAAGTTGCAATTCCTGTGTTCCCATCGTTTTTACAGATTGATATAAGTGACTTACCGGCTTTAATAGGCACTTTTGCACTTGGACCTGGAGCTGGAGTTGCCATAGAGCTTTTAAAGAATATACTTCATGGAATATTTGATGGAAAAACAGCATTTATAGGAGAGTTTGCAAATTTTGCAGTGGGTTCAGTTTTAGTGTTTACAGCAGGATATTTATATAATAGACATAAAACTAAAAAGACAGCAGCAGTTAGTCTTGGGGCGGCAACTATTGCTATGTCAGTATTTGCTGCAGTGTTAAATTACTTTGTATTACTTCCGCTTTATGAAAAAGTACTTAATTTCCCTATAAGTGCAATGGTAGCAGCAGCAGGAAAAGTAAATGGAAGTATAACAGATATAAATACCTTGATATTATTTGCTATTGTACCTTTTAATTTATTAAAAGGATTATTACTTACAGCACTTACACTAGTTTTGTATAAGAGTGTATCACCGGTACTGAAACAAGAGCAGAGTAAAAGCAGAGGTTTGGCAGAACATAATAATTAA